In Pseudomonas alcaliphila JAB1, a single window of DNA contains:
- a CDS encoding alpha-2-macroglobulin gives MPNKGLLLAMLLTLLSACDSSQPPATVTPGAPAAQQPQAPKPAVDRDALAKRYAGRELEVVDVSEVQLDGASALSVTFSIPLDPDQPFAERLHLVDSTAGKVDGAWELTDNLSELRLRHLEPQRKLVLTIDAGLTSINGGKLAKEHVSRFETRDLQASVGFASRGSLLPTRLAEGLPVIALNVDKVNVEFFRIKPEALPRFLSRWGRASNLDTWEARELLPMADLVYGGRFDLNPARNTRETLLLPIAGLEPFKQPGVYLAVMREAGSYSYSQPATLFSLSDIGLSAHRYRDRLDVFTQALEGGKAQSGVQLELLDGDGALLAEGKTDSAGHAQLPLPAKAQVLLAKQDEQTSLLRLNTPALDLAEFDITGPKAHALQFFVFGPRDLYRPGETVLLNGLLRDADGSPVKAQPVSVEVRRPDEQISRKFVWNAGDDGLYQYQLPLAEEAPTGRWQLLLDLGDGNPQLYEFLVEDFLPERMALELKGQDQPYAPGDSAEFAVTGRYLYGAPAAGNRLTGQLYVRPLREAVASLPGYQFGDITEADLSQDQELDEINLDDQGRAVLRPENRWGDAKSPLRLILQASLQESGGRPITRRIIQPVWPAERLPGVRGLFEGEEVDADSLAEFEILVADAAGNKLAADSLNVRLLRERRDYFWSFSDGEGWRHNYNEKFLTLSDEPLKVAAGGTAKVSFPVEWGPYRVEVVDNQTGLVSSLRFWAGYRWQDNADGGAVRPDQVKLALDKPAYAAGDVAKITVTPPAAGNGYLLVESSEGPLWWQEISVPAEGQTFELPIDEKWARHDLYLSALVIRPGERKAQVTPKRAVGLLHLPLERAPRKLAVSLETPEKMRPKQPLKVKVSARNADGSIPDKVHVLVAAVDVGILNITSYATPDPFANFFGRKAYGADQLDIYGQLIEAQGRVASLAFGGDAGLAAGGKRPDTSVLIVALQSDALQLDDKGEGEVSLDIPDFNGELRLMAQAWTDERFGMAEAKTVVAAPLIAELSMPRFLAGGDETTLALDLTNLSGSEQKLDVQLDVEGQLRLLGKGESPISLKDGERTTLRIPVRAEGGLGQGRIHVEVQGLALPNETLGDFSREWTLGIRPAYPAQLQHFRAVLGEGEPWSMPAGTLNQFEPAGLEAVLALSSRPPLNLGEQIRALKAYPYGCLEQTTSGLYPSLYADAASLKRLGLEGEPDEQRRKSIELGIERLLGMQRHSGGFGLWSAESEEEYWLTAYVTDFLLRAREQGFGVPPEALKKASDRLLRYLQQSSLIEASYSQDFAHTRFAVQAYAGYVLARSQQAPLGALRSLFDRRSDARSGLPLVQLAAALKLMGDAPRAEQALNQGLIQQRDGERWMADYGSPLRDQALILALLEEHDLAAGQREQRLFNLADELAGQRWLSTQERNSLFLAGRGILGKREQTWSAALTSGAFQFELSNQQPGIKLERDELAEPLSVNNAGSTKLYQQLTLSGYPSQAPRAGGENLSIEREYLGMDGRPLDLQRLDSGELVLVHLAVRAKQRVPDALVVDLLPAGLELENQNLAQSAASLDDAGSNVKEWRRSMQNARIKHQEYRGDRYVAAVDVEGYGTTHLLYLARAVTPGSYRVPPPQVESMYRPSWQALGTAPESLVVRGR, from the coding sequence ATGCCGAACAAAGGACTGCTTCTGGCCATGCTGCTGACCCTGCTCAGCGCCTGTGATTCCTCCCAGCCCCCTGCCACGGTGACCCCTGGCGCGCCTGCTGCGCAACAGCCACAGGCGCCCAAGCCAGCGGTCGACCGCGACGCGCTGGCCAAGCGCTACGCCGGGCGCGAGCTGGAGGTGGTCGACGTCTCCGAGGTGCAGCTCGACGGCGCCAGTGCGCTGTCGGTGACCTTCTCCATCCCGCTGGACCCCGACCAGCCCTTCGCCGAGCGCCTGCACCTGGTCGACAGTACTGCCGGCAAGGTCGACGGCGCCTGGGAACTGACCGACAACCTCAGCGAGTTGCGCCTGCGCCACCTGGAGCCGCAGCGCAAACTGGTGCTGACCATTGATGCTGGCCTGACGTCGATCAATGGCGGCAAACTCGCCAAAGAGCACGTCAGCCGCTTCGAAACCCGCGACCTGCAGGCCAGCGTCGGCTTCGCCAGCCGCGGTTCGCTGCTGCCGACCCGCCTGGCCGAAGGTCTGCCGGTCATCGCGCTGAACGTCGACAAGGTCAACGTCGAGTTCTTCCGTATCAAGCCCGAGGCGCTGCCGCGTTTCCTGTCCCGCTGGGGCCGGGCCAGCAACCTGGATACCTGGGAGGCGCGCGAACTGCTGCCGATGGCCGATCTGGTCTATGGCGGGCGCTTCGACCTCAACCCGGCGCGCAACACCCGTGAAACCTTGCTGCTGCCCATCGCCGGCCTGGAGCCGTTCAAGCAGCCGGGCGTGTACCTGGCGGTGATGCGTGAGGCCGGCAGCTACAGCTACTCGCAGCCGGCGACGCTGTTTTCCCTGAGTGATATCGGCCTGTCCGCGCATCGCTATCGCGACCGTCTCGACGTGTTCACCCAGGCGCTGGAAGGTGGCAAGGCGCAGTCCGGCGTGCAGCTCGAACTGCTCGATGGCGACGGCGCGCTGCTGGCTGAGGGCAAGACCGATTCGGCCGGCCATGCGCAACTGCCGCTGCCAGCCAAGGCCCAGGTGCTGCTGGCCAAGCAAGACGAGCAGACCAGCCTGCTGCGCCTGAACACGCCGGCGCTGGACCTGGCTGAGTTCGATATCACCGGCCCGAAAGCGCACGCCCTGCAGTTCTTCGTGTTCGGCCCGCGCGATCTGTATCGCCCCGGCGAGACGGTGCTGCTAAACGGCCTGTTGCGTGATGCCGACGGCAGCCCGGTCAAGGCCCAGCCGGTCAGCGTCGAGGTGCGCCGCCCGGATGAGCAGATCAGCCGCAAGTTCGTCTGGAATGCTGGCGATGACGGCCTCTATCAATACCAGCTGCCGCTCGCCGAAGAGGCCCCGACCGGCCGCTGGCAGCTATTGCTCGACCTGGGCGACGGCAACCCGCAGCTGTACGAATTTCTCGTCGAGGATTTCCTGCCCGAGCGCATGGCCCTGGAGCTCAAGGGCCAGGACCAGCCCTACGCGCCGGGCGACAGCGCCGAGTTCGCGGTGACCGGACGCTACCTCTATGGTGCGCCGGCCGCTGGCAATCGTCTGACCGGGCAGCTCTACGTGCGCCCGTTGCGTGAGGCGGTGGCGAGCCTGCCGGGCTATCAGTTCGGCGACATCACCGAGGCCGATCTGAGTCAGGACCAGGAGCTCGACGAAATCAATCTCGACGACCAGGGTCGTGCCGTGCTGCGCCCGGAAAACCGCTGGGGCGACGCCAAGTCGCCGCTGCGTTTGATCCTCCAGGCCAGCCTGCAGGAGTCCGGTGGCCGTCCGATTACCCGCCGCATCATTCAGCCGGTATGGCCCGCCGAGCGTCTGCCGGGTGTGCGCGGGCTGTTCGAGGGCGAGGAGGTCGATGCTGACAGCCTGGCCGAATTCGAGATCCTGGTGGCCGACGCCGCCGGCAACAAGCTGGCGGCCGACAGCCTCAACGTGCGCCTGCTGCGTGAGCGTCGCGACTACTTCTGGAGCTTCTCTGACGGTGAAGGCTGGCGTCACAACTACAACGAGAAATTCCTCACCTTGAGCGACGAGCCGCTGAAGGTTGCCGCGGGCGGTACCGCCAAGGTCAGCTTCCCGGTGGAGTGGGGCCCGTACCGGGTCGAGGTGGTGGACAACCAGACCGGTCTGGTCAGCAGCCTGCGCTTTTGGGCCGGCTACCGCTGGCAGGACAACGCCGACGGCGGCGCGGTGCGCCCGGACCAGGTCAAACTGGCCTTGGACAAACCGGCCTATGCGGCGGGCGACGTGGCCAAGATCACCGTCACCCCGCCGGCTGCGGGTAATGGTTACCTTCTGGTCGAGTCCAGCGAGGGGCCGCTGTGGTGGCAGGAGATCAGCGTGCCGGCTGAAGGTCAGACCTTCGAACTGCCCATCGACGAAAAATGGGCGCGTCACGACCTCTACCTCAGTGCTCTGGTGATTCGCCCTGGCGAGCGCAAGGCGCAGGTCACGCCGAAGCGCGCGGTCGGCCTGCTGCACCTGCCACTGGAGCGCGCCCCGCGCAAGCTGGCGGTGAGCCTGGAAACGCCGGAAAAAATGCGTCCCAAGCAACCGCTGAAGGTCAAGGTCAGCGCGCGCAATGCCGACGGCAGCATTCCTGACAAAGTGCATGTGCTGGTCGCCGCGGTGGACGTGGGCATCCTCAACATCACCAGCTACGCCACGCCCGATCCTTTCGCCAACTTCTTCGGGCGCAAGGCCTATGGCGCTGACCAGCTGGATATCTACGGTCAGCTGATCGAAGCGCAGGGGCGTGTCGCCAGCCTGGCCTTCGGCGGTGACGCCGGCCTTGCCGCCGGCGGCAAGCGTCCGGATACCAGCGTGCTGATCGTCGCGCTGCAGAGCGATGCACTGCAGCTCGACGACAAAGGGGAAGGCGAAGTCAGCCTGGATATCCCCGACTTCAATGGCGAGCTGCGGCTGATGGCGCAGGCCTGGACCGACGAGCGCTTCGGCATGGCCGAAGCCAAGACGGTGGTGGCGGCGCCGCTGATTGCCGAACTGTCGATGCCGCGCTTCCTAGCCGGTGGTGATGAAACCACCCTGGCGCTGGACCTGACCAACCTGTCCGGCAGCGAGCAGAAGCTCGATGTGCAGCTGGACGTAGAAGGCCAGCTGCGTCTGCTCGGCAAGGGTGAATCGCCGATCAGCCTGAAGGATGGCGAGCGCACCACTCTGCGCATTCCGGTACGCGCCGAGGGCGGTCTGGGCCAGGGCCGCATCCATGTCGAGGTGCAGGGCCTGGCGCTGCCGAACGAGACCCTGGGCGACTTCAGCCGCGAGTGGACACTGGGCATCCGACCGGCCTACCCGGCGCAGTTGCAACACTTCCGCGCGGTACTGGGTGAGGGCGAGCCGTGGAGTATGCCGGCGGGCACCCTCAATCAGTTCGAACCTGCCGGGCTGGAGGCCGTGTTGGCGCTGTCGAGCCGCCCGCCGCTTAACCTCGGTGAGCAGATTCGTGCGCTCAAGGCCTACCCCTACGGCTGTCTGGAACAGACCACCAGCGGCCTCTATCCGTCGCTCTACGCCGACGCCGCGAGTCTCAAGCGCCTTGGCCTTGAGGGTGAACCTGACGAGCAGCGACGCAAGAGCATCGAGCTGGGCATCGAGCGTCTGCTTGGTATGCAGCGGCATAGCGGCGGCTTCGGCCTGTGGAGTGCCGAGAGCGAAGAGGAATACTGGCTCACCGCCTATGTCACCGATTTCCTTCTGCGTGCTCGCGAGCAGGGCTTCGGCGTACCGCCGGAAGCACTGAAGAAGGCCAGTGATCGCCTGCTGCGCTACCTGCAGCAGAGCAGCCTGATCGAGGCCAGCTACAGCCAGGACTTCGCCCACACCCGCTTCGCCGTGCAGGCCTACGCTGGCTACGTGCTGGCGCGCAGCCAGCAGGCGCCGCTGGGCGCGCTGCGCAGCCTGTTCGACCGCCGCAGCGATGCGCGTTCCGGCCTGCCGCTGGTGCAACTGGCAGCGGCGCTGAAGCTGATGGGCGATGCGCCGCGTGCCGAGCAGGCGTTGAATCAGGGCTTGATCCAGCAGCGCGATGGCGAGCGCTGGATGGCCGATTACGGCAGTCCGCTGCGTGACCAGGCGCTGATCCTCGCCCTGCTGGAGGAGCACGACCTGGCGGCCGGTCAGCGCGAGCAGCGTCTGTTCAACCTGGCCGATGAACTGGCCGGCCAGCGCTGGCTGTCGACCCAGGAGCGCAATTCGCTGTTCCTCGCCGGTCGCGGCATTCTCGGCAAGCGGGAGCAGACCTGGAGCGCTGCGCTTACCAGCGGTGCCTTCCAGTTCGAGCTGAGCAACCAGCAGCCCGGTATCAAGCTGGAGCGTGACGAACTGGCCGAACCACTGAGCGTGAACAATGCCGGCAGCACCAAGCTGTATCAGCAGCTGACCCTGTCTGGTTATCCGAGCCAGGCGCCACGCGCCGGTGGCGAGAACCTCAGCATCGAGCGCGAATACCTTGGCATGGACGGCCGTCCGCTCGATCTGCAGCGCCTGGACAGTGGCGAGCTGGTGCTGGTGCACCTGGCTGTGCGGGCCAAGCAGCGCGTACCGGATGCGCTGGTCGTCGACCTGTTGCCGGCTGGCCTGGAACTGGAGAACCAGAACCTGGCGCAGAGCGCGGCGAGCCTCGATGACGCCGGCAGCAACGTCAAGGAATGGCGCCGCTCCATGCAGAATGCGCGGATCAAGCACCAGGAATATCGCGGCGACCGCTATGTGGCAGCGGTGGACGTGGAGGGCTACGGCACTACCCATCTGCTCTATCTGGCCCGTGCGGTGACGCCTGGCAGCTATCGGGTACCGCCACCGCAGGTGGAGTCCATGTACCGGCCGAGCTGGCAGGCGCTTGGCACTGCGCCGGAGAGTCTGGTCGTCAGGGGGCGCTAA
- a CDS encoding DUF559 domain-containing protein, translating to MTLLDHAKRLRHEMTDAEQRLWYYLRAHRFLGL from the coding sequence ATGACCTTACTCGACCACGCCAAACGCCTTCGCCATGAGATGACTGATGCCGAGCAACGGCTCTGGTATTACCTGCGTGCTCACCGCTTCCTAGGCCTGTAA
- a CDS encoding IS66 family transposase translates to MIAVPESLPDDPILLKHLLLLASEQAAAKDARIEQLQEQVALLRHKLFSPKSERSPEDADSPQLAMFNEAEELIEALAAEPAEAEAEEVVAPVKRRGKRKPLPANLPRVEVIHELPEHELTCACGACKQVIGEETSEQLEIIPMQVRVIRHIRKTYACKACETAPVTADKPAQLIEKSLASPSVLAMLLTTKYADGIPLYRFERMLSRHGVDIPRQTLARWVIQSGEQLQPLLNLMRDKLFEYPVLHCDETRLQVLHELGRDPSAQSWMWVQSGGPPDKPVILFDYTASRAQEVPLRLLDGYRGYLMTDDYAGYNAVAARDGIERLACWAHARRKFVEAQKVQPKGKTGRADMALNLINKLYGIERDLKEVDDSERLAARQQRSQPLLDQLKAWLDKTQSQVAGQTALGKAVNYLASNWSRLVRYIEGGHLPIDNNRAENAIRPFVIGRKNWLFSDTPKGATASAQIYSLIETAKANGQEPYAWLRHILERLPAAQSVEDYEALLPWNCSPASASAS, encoded by the coding sequence ATGATCGCCGTGCCCGAGTCCCTTCCTGACGACCCAATCCTGCTCAAGCATTTACTGCTGCTGGCCAGTGAACAGGCGGCTGCGAAAGATGCTCGCATAGAACAACTTCAGGAACAGGTCGCCCTGCTGCGCCACAAGCTGTTCTCGCCTAAGTCCGAGCGCAGCCCTGAAGATGCCGACTCACCGCAGTTGGCCATGTTCAACGAGGCCGAAGAGCTGATCGAAGCGCTGGCCGCCGAGCCAGCCGAAGCCGAAGCCGAAGAAGTCGTTGCGCCGGTCAAGCGCCGTGGCAAACGCAAGCCGCTGCCGGCCAACCTGCCGCGTGTGGAGGTCATCCATGAGCTGCCCGAGCACGAACTGACCTGCGCCTGCGGCGCCTGCAAACAGGTCATCGGTGAAGAGACCAGCGAGCAGCTGGAGATCATCCCGATGCAGGTGCGGGTCATCCGCCACATCCGCAAGACCTACGCCTGCAAGGCCTGTGAAACCGCGCCGGTCACCGCCGACAAGCCGGCACAACTGATCGAGAAGAGCCTGGCCAGCCCCAGCGTATTGGCGATGCTGCTGACCACCAAGTACGCCGACGGCATCCCGCTGTACCGCTTCGAGAGGATGCTCAGCCGCCACGGCGTCGACATCCCACGGCAGACCCTGGCGCGTTGGGTGATCCAAAGTGGCGAGCAACTGCAACCGCTGCTCAACCTGATGCGCGACAAACTGTTCGAATACCCCGTGTTGCACTGCGACGAAACGCGTCTGCAGGTGCTGCATGAACTGGGACGCGACCCCTCGGCACAATCCTGGATGTGGGTGCAAAGCGGTGGGCCGCCGGACAAGCCGGTGATCCTTTTCGACTACACAGCCAGCCGTGCGCAGGAGGTGCCGCTACGCCTGCTCGATGGCTACCGCGGCTACCTGATGACCGACGACTACGCCGGCTACAACGCCGTGGCTGCACGCGACGGCATCGAGCGGTTGGCCTGCTGGGCGCATGCGCGGCGCAAGTTCGTCGAGGCGCAGAAAGTGCAGCCCAAGGGCAAGACCGGCCGTGCCGACATGGCGCTGAACCTGATCAACAAGCTTTACGGCATCGAGCGCGATCTTAAAGAGGTCGACGACAGCGAACGCCTGGCCGCCCGCCAGCAACGCAGCCAGCCGCTGCTCGACCAACTCAAGGCCTGGCTGGACAAAACCCAGTCGCAGGTCGCTGGGCAGACGGCCCTGGGCAAGGCGGTGAACTACCTGGCCAGCAACTGGAGCAGGCTGGTGCGCTACATCGAAGGTGGGCATCTACCGATCGACAACAACCGCGCCGAGAACGCCATCCGACCGTTCGTCATCGGCCGCAAGAATTGGCTGTTCAGCGACACGCCCAAGGGTGCCACGGCCAGCGCGCAGATCTACAGCCTGATCGAAACCGCGAAAGCCAACGGGCAGGAGCCCTACGCCTGGCTGCGCCACATCCTTGAACGCCTGCCTGCGGCACAGAGCGTCGAAGACTACGAAGCGCTGCTGCCGTGGAACTGCTCGCCAGCTTCTGCCTCTGCTTCCTGA
- the tnpB gene encoding IS66 family insertion sequence element accessory protein TnpB (TnpB, as the term is used for proteins encoded by IS66 family insertion elements, is considered an accessory protein, since TnpC, encoded by a neighboring gene, is a DDE family transposase.), translating to MMRPDAKVQKVYLYPKPVDFRKSINGLAALVELDIKVEVFNPVLFVFLNRTRSQVKILYWERNGFCLWLKRLEAERFKTKPDAGDEAIELTVDELNWLLDGIDLWRNRPHQILTPRFVT from the coding sequence ATGATGCGTCCCGACGCCAAGGTCCAAAAGGTTTATCTGTATCCCAAGCCTGTCGACTTCCGCAAATCCATCAATGGCCTGGCGGCGCTGGTCGAGCTGGACATCAAGGTGGAAGTGTTCAACCCGGTGCTGTTCGTGTTCCTCAATCGCACCCGCAGCCAGGTCAAGATTCTCTACTGGGAGCGCAATGGCTTCTGCCTGTGGCTCAAGCGTCTGGAAGCCGAGCGCTTCAAGACCAAACCCGATGCCGGTGACGAGGCCATTGAGCTGACGGTCGATGAGTTGAACTGGCTGCTCGACGGCATCGACCTGTGGCGTAATCGCCCGCACCAGATACTGACGCCGCGCTTCGTAACCTGA
- a CDS encoding endonuclease domain-containing protein, with product MNSRENRSSASADLRAIGRWGLWSAYLGLKFKRQKPIGPYIVDFICTERWLVIELDGGQHQLQTEYDQQRERYLETRGYRVLRFWNHQVLAETEAVLEQIRLEIGEQDGL from the coding sequence ATGAACTCCAGAGAAAACAGGAGTTCAGCATCCGCTGATCTGCGGGCTATAGGCAGGTGGGGTTTATGGAGCGCTTACCTAGGCCTGAAGTTCAAACGGCAGAAACCCATTGGCCCCTATATCGTCGATTTCATCTGCACTGAACGTTGGCTCGTCATCGAGCTGGACGGTGGGCAGCATCAGTTGCAGACGGAATACGATCAACAACGTGAGCGTTATCTGGAGACTCGAGGCTATCGTGTGCTGCGTTTCTGGAATCATCAGGTACTGGCTGAAACGGAGGCTGTACTTGAACAGATTCGTCTTGAAATTGGCGAGCAAGATGGCTTATGA
- the pbpC gene encoding peptidoglycan glycosyltransferase PbpC (penicillin-binding protein 1C), giving the protein MPRLTRRWLLILLLPLALLWLADRLFPLPLPEDDLARVVLAEDGTPLWRFADRDGVWRYPVTPEEVSPYYLEALLTYEDRWFRQHPGINPLALGRAAWQNLTGGRVVSGGSTLSMQVARLLDPHGRNLPGKLKQLWRTAQLEWHLSKDEILTLYLNRAPFGGTLEGVAAASWSYLGKPPSQLSRADAALLAVLPQAPSRLRPDRHPERAQAARDKVLRRLGEFQVWPQAQVDEALEEPVFLAPRREPSLAPLLARRLNRAGSPPLIRTTLDAGLQLRLEDLLLGWRARLPERTSAAILVVEHESMAVRAYLGSVDISDTARFGHVDMVRALRSPGSTLKPFLYGMALDAGLIHSESLLQDVPRHYGDYRPGNFAAGFIGPVSASEALATSLNLPAVQLLEAYGPKRFAGELRSAGVPIRLPALAEPNLALILGGGGSRLESLVAGYSAFARGGMAAKPRLQPGDELRERRLLSPGSAWIIRRILSGQARPDRDPRAYLAQRPTLAWKTGTSYGFRDAWAIGVGPRHLIGIWIGRPDGTPVPGQFGLASAAPLLLQVHDLLVNRDSQRGIAAPADPQPAEVGVAAICWPLGQPMSKDDPNCRRLRFAWTLEGTTPPTLLAADQPLGSGLRERYWLNAEGRRVGPGCAGAEARELALWPAPLEPWLPRREQRTARLPSVDRSCPPPRSGQVAPLSIVGVRDGDRLRRPQGNHEPLRLSLSALGGSGRRWWFLDGRPLGDTALDAPFNHAFDSGRHQLSVLDEGGQTARLEFSVGP; this is encoded by the coding sequence ATGCCCCGCCTAACTCGCCGCTGGCTGCTGATCCTCCTGCTCCCCCTGGCCCTGCTCTGGCTCGCCGACCGCCTCTTCCCATTGCCCCTGCCCGAGGACGATCTGGCGCGCGTGGTGCTGGCCGAGGACGGCACGCCGCTGTGGCGCTTCGCCGATCGTGACGGTGTATGGCGTTACCCGGTGACGCCCGAAGAGGTCTCACCCTATTACCTCGAAGCCCTGCTGACCTACGAGGATCGCTGGTTTCGCCAGCACCCCGGCATCAACCCGCTGGCGCTGGGCCGTGCGGCCTGGCAGAACCTCACTGGCGGGCGCGTGGTGTCCGGCGGCAGTACGCTGTCGATGCAGGTGGCGCGACTGCTCGATCCGCACGGGCGCAATCTGCCGGGCAAGCTCAAGCAGCTGTGGCGGACCGCGCAGCTGGAGTGGCACCTGTCCAAGGATGAAATCCTCACCCTGTATCTGAATCGCGCGCCCTTCGGCGGCACCCTCGAGGGTGTGGCGGCAGCGAGCTGGAGTTACCTGGGCAAACCTCCAAGCCAACTGTCCCGTGCCGACGCCGCGTTGCTCGCGGTACTGCCGCAGGCGCCCAGCCGCTTGCGTCCGGACCGCCATCCCGAGCGCGCCCAGGCCGCACGTGACAAGGTGCTGCGGCGCCTGGGTGAGTTTCAGGTATGGCCGCAGGCGCAGGTGGATGAAGCGCTGGAAGAACCGGTGTTTCTTGCGCCGCGCCGTGAGCCGAGCCTGGCGCCCTTGCTGGCGCGTCGCCTGAACCGTGCTGGCAGCCCGCCGCTAATCCGCACCACCCTCGATGCCGGCTTGCAGCTGCGCCTGGAGGATCTGCTGCTGGGCTGGCGCGCGCGCCTGCCGGAGCGCACCTCGGCAGCGATTCTGGTGGTCGAGCACGAGAGTATGGCGGTGCGCGCCTACCTCGGCTCGGTGGATATCAGTGATACCGCGCGCTTCGGCCATGTCGACATGGTCCGCGCCCTGCGTTCGCCCGGTTCGACGCTGAAGCCCTTTCTCTACGGCATGGCCCTGGATGCTGGCTTGATCCATTCCGAATCACTGCTGCAGGACGTGCCGCGGCACTATGGCGACTACCGTCCCGGCAACTTCGCTGCCGGCTTCATCGGCCCGGTATCGGCCAGCGAAGCGCTGGCCACCTCACTCAACCTGCCCGCCGTGCAACTGCTCGAAGCCTATGGGCCGAAGCGCTTTGCCGGCGAGCTGCGCAGTGCCGGCGTGCCGATTCGCCTGCCGGCGCTGGCCGAACCGAACCTGGCGCTGATTCTGGGGGGCGGCGGCTCGCGCCTGGAATCGCTGGTGGCTGGCTACAGCGCCTTCGCCCGTGGTGGCATGGCGGCCAAACCACGGCTGCAGCCGGGTGATGAGCTGCGCGAACGGCGCCTGCTGTCGCCCGGTTCGGCCTGGATCATCCGGCGCATTCTCAGCGGTCAGGCGCGTCCTGATCGTGACCCGCGCGCCTACCTGGCGCAGCGCCCGACCCTGGCCTGGAAGACCGGCACCAGCTACGGCTTTCGCGATGCCTGGGCCATCGGCGTCGGCCCGCGTCACCTGATCGGTATCTGGATCGGTCGCCCGGACGGCACCCCGGTGCCGGGCCAGTTCGGCCTGGCTTCTGCTGCGCCGCTGCTGCTGCAGGTTCACGATCTGCTGGTCAATCGCGACAGCCAGCGCGGCATCGCTGCACCGGCCGACCCGCAGCCGGCCGAGGTCGGCGTGGCCGCCATCTGCTGGCCGTTGGGGCAGCCGATGAGCAAGGACGATCCCAACTGTCGGCGCCTGCGCTTTGCCTGGACGCTGGAAGGCACCACGCCCCCCACGTTGCTGGCAGCCGATCAACCGTTGGGTAGTGGCCTGCGCGAGCGCTATTGGCTCAATGCCGAAGGGCGGCGCGTTGGTCCAGGTTGTGCCGGGGCCGAGGCGCGTGAACTGGCCTTGTGGCCGGCGCCATTGGAGCCCTGGCTGCCACGTCGTGAGCAGCGCACGGCACGTTTGCCGAGCGTCGATCGAAGCTGCCCGCCACCGCGCAGCGGCCAGGTGGCGCCGCTGTCCATCGTCGGCGTGCGCGATGGTGATCGTCTGCGTCGCCCGCAAGGCAATCATGAGCCACTGCGGCTCAGCCTTTCGGCGCTGGGGGGAAGTGGCCGACGCTGGTGGTTTCTCGATGGCCGACCGCTGGGTGACACTGCGCTGGATGCGCCCTTCAACCATGCCTTCGACAGCGGCAGGCATCAACTGAGCGTACTCGACGAGGGTGGTCAGACCGCTCGTCTGGAATTCAGCGTCGGGCCGTGA